A part of Astatotilapia calliptera chromosome 15, fAstCal1.2, whole genome shotgun sequence genomic DNA contains:
- the LOC113006960 gene encoding uncharacterized protein LOC113006960 → MESASGSEATGVPDGEVSSNVGMGRGWFLGDGVQTPKVGVSFAPKFCSTRLQVPPCDIQTPQTAGSAELSTLISDLANQIGQSIVAQLQGDKGTSMPTESSKAEQGPPELNLSGVKLVLQSDVKEPPVFRGDGSDKFSIHEWVEMMEMYFVKRNTPTDQRSRDILARLMGKAKDVVRVTLRHNPSLDHVQVPDLIFDILKQHFSVLTYSSMPMADFYNTKPLQHEGVMEYWIRLNNAIDAADECLRRQGRNVEDPGREVSMMFIKYCPDPILLNRLSIKAAEEWTTTEVQERIDSFQRELRARSQGSFHTSQRREVSHNCSIVPQGAMASQPGQASVALQSQPTAPASNLTCQLSPTAACFTPVLADVSTTCPSGTSVSSCPVPTPTPQFQQSPTYTVSTQSSQQSVGCELGSTNTQAFDVTGMRALIGLLDRVIACQNVQTTVPASAPSQRFTRGPFLKKSCQVCGNTGHSTHMHCRRENLCLACFAPGHWKKDCHSRREGREAGAVARQGWPSEN, encoded by the coding sequence ATGGAGTCAGCATCTGGTTCAGAGGCAACTGGTGTTCCTGATGGGGAGGTTTCCTCTAATGTTGGTATGGGGCGAGGGTGGTTTCTTGGGGATGGGGTTCAGACACCTAAAGTTGGTGTGTCATTTGCTCCCAAGTTTTGTTCCACTCGTCTCCAGGTTCCCCCCTGTGACATTCAGACCCCGCAGACAGCTGGCAGTGCTGAGTTGAGTACACTCATCTCAGATTTGGCCAATCAGATTGGTCAGTCCATTGTAGCCCAGCTGCAAGGTGATAAGGGGACCAGTATGCCTACTGAAAGCTCTAAGGCTGAGCAGGGACCCCCTGAGCTAAATTTGTCTGGGGTGAAACTCGTCTTGCAATCAGACGTCAAGGAGCCACCAGTTTTCAGGGGTGATGGCAGTGATAAATTTTCCATTCATGAATGGGTTGAAATGATGGAAATGTACTTTGTAAAACGCAACACACCAACAGATCAGCGATCACGTGACATATTGGCTAGGTTGATGGGAAAGGCTAAGGATGTAGTGAGGGTCACCCTACGTCACAACCCCTCACTTGACCATGTCCAGGTTCCTGATTTGATATTTGACATTCTGAAACAGCACTTTAGTGTATTGACTTACTCTTCTATGCCTATGGCTGACTTCTATAACACGAAACCATTACAACATGAGGGAGTGATGGAATATTGGATAAGGCTAAACAATGCTATTGACGCTGCTGACGAGTGCTTGCGTAGGCAGGGGCGTAATGTTGAGGATCCAGGGCGTGAGGTCTCGATGATGTTCATCAAGTATTGCCCTGACCCCATCCTCTTGAACAGGCTCAGCATCAAAGCAGCTGAGGAGTGGACAACCACTGAGGTTCAAGAACGCATTGATAGCTTCCAGCGTGAACTCAGGGCACGCAGTCAGGGCAGTTTCCACACCTCACAGAGGAGAGAGGTTAGCCACAACTGCTCTATTGTGCCTCAAGGAGCGATGGCATCACAGCCTGGGCAGGCCAGTGTCGCCTTGCAGTCTCAGCCTACAGCACCAGCCTCAAACCTTACTTGTCAGCTTTCGCCCACAGCAGCTTGCTTCACTCCTGTTCTAGCTGATGTTTCGACAACCTGTCCTTCTGGGACGTCAGTGTCTTCTTGTCCGGTGCCTACTCCTACTCCTCAGTTCCAACAGTCACCAACGTACACTGTGTCCACTCAATCTAGTCAGCAGTCAGTTGGTTGCGAGCTTGGTTCGACTAACACCCAAGCTTTTGATGTGACTGGCATGCGCGCTCTGATCGGCCTCTTGGATCGCGTGATTGCATGTCAGAATGTGCAGACTACAGTCCCTGCATCTGCACCTTCGCAGCGTTTTACCCGCGGGCCCTTTCTTAAGAAGAGTTGTCAGGTCTGTGGCAACACTGGTCATTCCACTCACATGCACTGCAGGAGAGAGAATCTCTGTCTTGCATGCTTTGCTCCTGGTCATTGGAAAAAGGACTGTCACAGTCGTCGTGAGGGACGGGAGGCCGGGGCTGTCGCGAGGCAGGGTTGGCCTTCGGAAAACTGA